In Spinacia oleracea cultivar Varoflay chromosome 5, BTI_SOV_V1, whole genome shotgun sequence, a single window of DNA contains:
- the LOC110784146 gene encoding F-box/kelch-repeat protein OR23, with protein MAGSSSKFHQIDETLTLIPTLPNDLSALILSFIPFTFHGRLKSTCKSWRNFYSSKTPLSIRHAHLPLSSLSHLLCLFPEDPSLSSPYLFDPTHLAWAPLPPMPINPHVYSLSNFASLAIGPELYVLGGSLFDTRSFPMDRPVASAAVFRYDLAVGVWVQLAPMITPRGSHAAVAVEEGRGRIVVAGGGSRHAMFGAAGTRVDVAEVYDVEKDEWTSLADLPGSRAGCVGFCVGSGRELWVMGGYGEARTINGVLPVDEHYKDVVVLELENGGGGGGGGVEQGRWREIGDMWGNEERARLGKVVVIDDEGEKNLPKVFMLDGNDIFRYNMASNRWFKESTVPRKAQDGSQFGFVALQGELHVISLLQGVELSAIRRSRHRRRGTVLFMQIYDPRNKSWRSLVTRTPFQFPLDFRTAVMCTIRV; from the exons ATGGCGGGTTCATCATCAAAATTCCACCAAATTGATGAAACCCTAACTTTAATTCCGACCCTTCCTAACGATCTCTCTGCTTTGATCCTTTCTTTCATACCTTTCACCTTTCATGGCCGATTGAAGTCAACCTGTAAATCATGGCGTAATTTTTACTCTTCTAAAACCCCACTTTCTATCCGCCATGCTCATCTTCCACTTTCTTCACTTTCTCACCTCCTTTGCCTGTTTCCAGAAGACCCTTCTCTGTCCTCCCCTTATCTGTTTGACCCGACCCATTTGGCGTGGGCCCCACTTCCGCCCATGCCCATCAACCCGCATGTTTACTCTCTCTCTAATTTTGCGTCTCTTGCAATCGGACCGGAGCTTTATGTGCTGGGTGGGTCCCTCTTTGATACGCGGTCTTTCCCCATGGACCGCCCCGTCGCCTCCGCCGCTGTTTTCCGGTATGATCTCGCGGTTGGTGTGTGGGTCCAGCTTGCACCGATGATCACCCCACGTGGGTCCCACGCGGCGGTGGCTGTGGAGGAGGGGCGGGGGAGGATTGTGGTCGCGGGTGGTGGGTCTCGGCATGCGATGTTTGGTGCGGCGGGGACAAGGGTTGATGTTGCTGAAGTGTATGATGTTGAGAAGGATGAGTGGACATCACTCGCTGACCTCCCAGGTTCCCGGGCCGGGTGTGTGGGTTTCTGCGTGGGTAGTGGGAGGGAGTTATGGGTGATGGGTGGGTACGGCGAAGCAAGGACGATAAATGGCGTTTTGCCGGTGGATGAACACTATAAGGATGTGGTGGTGTTGGAATTGgagaatggtggtggtggtggtggtggtggagtggAGCAGGGGAGGTGGAGAGAAATTGGGGATATGTGGGGTAATGAGGAGCGAGCTAGGCTTGGAAAGGTGGTTGTAATTGATGATGAAGGGGAGAAGAATTTGCCAAAGGTGTTTATGCTTGATGGAAATGACATTTTCAG GTATAACATGGCATCGAACCGATGGTTTAAGGAGTCAACCGTCCCAAGAAAAGCACAAGACGGATCACAGTTTGGGTTCGTGGCACTTCAAGGAGAACTTCATGTGATCTCCCTCCTTCAAGGAGTTGAACTATCAGCAATTCGAAGATCTAGACATCGAAGAAGGGGTACTGTTCTGTTCATGCAAATTTACGACCCCAGAAACAAGTCTTGGAGATCACTCGTTACCAGGACACCTTTCCAGTTTCCATTGGATTTCAGAACTGCAGTTATGTGCACAATTCGTGTCTAG
- the LOC110784128 gene encoding probable CCR4-associated factor 1 homolog 7, with protein MKKKKNKKLKNDPIFATQVLPSNFNQEIDLLRHKLHSFPNISIDTEFKGLKRVITRDLPDLEIYEGLKNNVSYTNLREIGITVSDNGGVIGGIWRFDFIPSKKARIVECDCIPLSDEFMEKFRKVWVDFHGKVKWFTFSSYVDIAYLVALLEKQPLPNLITRLKKQESDEEEDGFVELVQRWFGRVYDLKVMGKHQEVFLGNNKFLGLEKLAEMIGVKRLGKEHDAASDSLLTAEILRRFRENNWVSDSDSDEGFLYLLSYRVCYDPKMVVDEMKFAVEKRGIQDNKV; from the coding sequence atgaagaagaagaagaacaagAAGTTGAAGAATGATCCCATCTTCGCAACTCAAGTACTACCCTCCAACTTCAACCAAGAAATCGACCTTCTTCGTCACAAGCTACACTCGTTTCCAAACATCTCCATTGATACTGAGTTCAAAGGTTTAAAGCGAGTCATAACTCGTGATCTTCCAGATCTTGAGATTTACGAAGGTCTTAAGAACAACGTTTCCTACACTAATTTGCGCGAAATCGGAATCACGGTGTCCGACAACGGCGGCGTTATAGGCGGGATTTGGCGGTTTGATTTCATACCTTCTAAAAAAGCTCGAATAGTTGAGTGTGACTGTATTCCTTTGAGTGATGAGTTCATGGAGAAATTCAGGAAGGTTTGGGTTGATTTCCATGGAAAAGTGAAGTGGTTTACCTTTTCGAGTTATGTTGATATTGCGTACCTTGTTGCATTACTGGAGAAACAACCATTGCCTAATTTGATTACGAGGTTAAAGAAACAAGAATCAGACGAAGAAGAAGATGGGTTTGTTGAGCTTGTGCAGAGGTGGTTTGGAAGAGTGTATGATCTTAAAGTTATGGGAAAACATCAAGAGGTGTTTCTGGGTAACAATAAGTTTTTAGGGTTGGAGAAACTTGCGGAAATGATTGGTGTTAAACGCCTTGGGAAAGAACATGATGCTGCTTCTGATAGTTTGTTGACTGCAGAAATACTGAGAAGATTCAGGGAAAATAATTGGGTTTCTGATTCTGATTCTGATGAAGGGTTTTTGTACTTGCTTTCTTACAGAGTTTGCTATGATCCTAAAATGGTGGTTGATGAAATGAAGTTTGCAGTGGAGAAAAGGGGCATTCAAGACAACAAAGTGTAG
- the LOC130460776 gene encoding putative CCR4-associated factor 1 homolog 8, with protein sequence MKNQLEVVQVSTSNLDEQIDNLSHKLDHYPNISIDTEFGWFKRDMNINGTDLEIYEDLKYNLTHSNLREIGMTVSDNGGEVGGTWRFDFFPSKKAGITLRDCIPTKKFITRFKKLMQDFHGKVKWFTFAGYFDVAHLVSLLERKPLPELIKSSPATATTTATTYNIDGEEGFVEVVQRYFGKVYDLKVIAKHYENLFGKNKYLGLQRLANQIGVKRVGREHDGASDSLLTAGIFAKFIEFGWISDSDQGFLSLLPHQVCYDSTKMMIQTKNEEDTSITTSTNMEPAHQPYPRPVNGPVTGYPMGHYPVPQYDPRFQHGPVYGYGPRPMIGPVRFGPVMSPGPGILRTTPYGTLFYPAVRVFHHQPPHMISLVPGY encoded by the coding sequence ATGAAGAACCAGCTTGAAGTTGTTCAAGTATCAACGTCCAATCTCGATGAGCAAATCGATAATCTTAGTCACAAATTAGATCATTACCCAAATATATCCATCGATACCGAATTCGGATGGTTCAAACGAGACATGAACATTAACGGTACTGATCTTGAGATATACGAAGATCTCAAGTACAATctcactcattccaatctacgtgaAATCGGAATGACGGTGTCCGATAACGGCGGTGAAGTAGGCGGAACTTGGCGGTTTGATTTTTTTCCATCTAAGAAGGCTGGTATTACGCTACGTGATTGTATTCCTACGAAGAAGTTCATCACAAGATTCAAGAAATTGATGCAAGATTTTCATGGAAAGGTGAAATGGTTTACTTTTGCTGGTTATTTTGATGTTGCACACCTTGTTTCTTTACTTGAAAGAAAACCATTACCGGAGTTGATAAAATCATCACCGGCGACGGCGACGACAACGGCGACGACATACAACATAGACGGTGAAGAAGGGTTTGTGGAAGTAGTACAGAGGTACTTCGGAAAAGTGTATGATCTTAAAGTAATTGCTAAACATTatgaaaatttatttgggaAAAATAAGTATTTAGGGTTACAAAGATTAGCTAATCAGATTGGTGTTAAACGGGTTGGAAGAGAACATGATGGTGCTTCTGATAGTTTGTTAACTGCTGGTATTTTTGCAAAATTTATCGAATTCGGGTGGATTTCGGATTCGGATCAAGGGTTTCTTTCTTTACTTCCTCACCAAGTTTGCTATGATTCTACTAAGATGATGATACAGACGAAGAATGAAGAAGATACGTCAATAACGACTTCAACCAACATGGAACCCGCCCATCAACCCTATCCTCGGCCCGTTAATGGACCGGTAACCGGGTACCCTATGGGTCATTATCCGGTACCACAATATGATCCAAGATTTCAGCATGGGCCGGTGTACGGGTATGGGCCAAGACCAATGATTGGGCCCGTTCGATTTGGACCGGTTATGAGCCCGGGTCCAGGGATATTACGTACAACTCCATATGGAACTTTGTTCTACCCGGCAGTGAGGGTATTCCATCACCAACCTCCACATATGATATCATTAGTTCCCGGTTATTAG